TCTCGGAAGAGAAAACCGTTCTGCAACCGGCAGAGTTAAAGCTAAACGATCAAGAACAACAGGTTCTCCAGCACATCGATCTGGCCCCAATGTCGTTGGATGCCTTGGTGGCGAGGTCGAAGCTGCCCGTACATCGGATATTGTCAACGCTCAGCATTTTAGAGATGAAGCGGTTGATCGTGCGAACCAACGGAACCACCGTACAGCGTACCGCTTAAGCTTATCCCGTTAGGTGAATAAGGCTTTGATGGGCTGACCACCGTCGGTAATGGGAACAGGGCGGTCGCCATCGTAAAGCGATTTCGCGTAGTCGATACCCATGGCGGCGTGAATGGTCGCAAAGAAGTCGGGAACGGAAACCGGATTGCTGACAATCTTCTTTCCGAGTTCGTCCGTCTGACCGTAAGCACCAGAGTGCTTCAGACCGCCACCAGCAAGTACGCATGTGAACGCCGACCCTTGGTGTCCACGCCCGCCACCACTGTCAAACTCTGGCGGACGGCCAAATTCGGTGGTGACCACGATCAGCGTCTTGTCGAGCATCTTTCGCTGCTCAAGATCGAGAATTAGTGCTGCCATCGCCGTATCGAGTTCCTGAATCAGCTTATGCTGTTCCAGAATGCCTCCGTTGTGCACGTCCCAACCGGCACCGTTTAGGAAGTTGAGGTTGTGCGAGACTTCGATGAAGCGTACCCCTCGTTCCACCAGCCGGCGGGCCAACAAGCACCGCTGTCCGAACTCGCCACCGTAACCCTCGCGCAGGTCAGCCGATTCTCGGTCGAGATCGAAGCTGCTCATGAACTCGGGACCACTCAGCTTAAGACTCAGATCGATCGTCGCGTCATAGTCCTTTAGCGCAGCTTCTCTCGTCTCTGGCTGTAGGCTACGTAACTTCGTCAGAAAGCTTTCCCGGCGATGTTGACGTTCGCGATCTACACCTAGTGGGGGCGATAGGCCTGCGGGGCCACGCCCCGTTTCAGTCAGATAGAGATAGCTATGCTGAGCCCCGAGGAAACCTGGCCCACGGGTCGCGTTGGGATAGCCAATCAGGACGTAGGCTGGCACTTCATCTGAGGCCGCCCCACGCTCGTGGGCGACAATCGAGCCTAGCGAGGGATACACCACCGTACCACTGACCGGGCGGCCCACGTGCATCCAATTCGTCGCTGCGGCATGCTCATCGATCACGGCATGGTTCACCGTCCGCACGGCGGTGACACGGTCCATGATCGGAGCCAGCTTGGCAAGATGTTCGCATACCTGAACGTCGTTGACACACGTTGGGATGGACTCGTAGTACGAACCCGGCTTCTTTGCCTGAGGATCTCCCTTGGCCTTCGGATCGAACGTATCGACCTGCCCCATGCCGCCGCCTAGCCATATCGAAATGACATGTTCCGCCTGGCCGCTGATTCGGCTTCCCATGGGCATGGCCCCGGCAACCGACGTCGCCATGGCCGTCGCAGCGGATGCAGCGAGAAACTGTCGCCGATTGACACCAGACTTTGAAGAAGAATTGTTCATATTAAATCGCTTCTTATCAGTAGCTATGACTTGTTCGCTCACGAATCCGGCAACTACGGCATCCAGACAAATTCTCGCAGGTTCACCACACTCCACACCATATCTTCGTAAACTTCGCGCCACTCAGGCTGTAGCCGAGGATCAGCCGGTGGGCCGACTCTTGCTCGGTGAGCGTGCTCTTGCTGGATTGTATTCGCTTCCGAACGCAAGTGGTTTGACCAGGTTACTTGAGGAAGTCGTTCAAGTCGCCCTGGTTCCTTAACCTGATCTTTGGGAACGAGTCGCTGCTCGAACCCCTTGCGCAGGACATTTGCAAACAGTACTCGCTCCTGATCACTAGGCATTCGACTCAAAAACCGCAGGAACACAGAGTCGACCAATTGTTCAGGAGATTTCGCTTCGACCGCCAAATCGGCCAGGGGGCTTTCGTGGGATGCCCTGGTAAGCCACACAGTCATGGTTCCGTTGGCGATCACGGCCGGCTGCAGCACGTTCGGCTCGGTTTCGCGATCGGTTCGCGGGATCTGCCGTTCAGCCGACCACCCGAATGCGACCATCACGTCATCAATCACCGATACACGCGGGAGCGTCAAACTTGGCCGGTCGCGCTCGTTGGAAATGCTCGCCAGCATCCAGGCACGCTCGACGCGTCCCAGGTTGTTACGATTGCTGGCTGGGCGTCGACCGTCAGGGTCAAGCGTCAGAGTCTCAACCTCGATCTCTTTTCCAGCCGCCCCATAGAACGAGTCGACGATCTGCTCGGCAGTCATCCGGCGACGTTGCGGAGCATTGAACAAACGTCGTGTAGGATCGATATCTTGTTGATCTCCGATCGCTTCGCGTTGATAGAGATCTGAGTTCATAATTAGCCGCATGGTGTGTTTGACGCTGTACCCATTGACGACAAAGTCACGTGCCAGCCACTTCAAAAGTTCCGGATGACTGGGCTTGTTGCCTTCCCAGTCGTGCGGCGGCTCGACAATTCCTGCGCCAACCAACCGTCGCCAAATGCGGTTCACAGTGACTTCTGCAAAACGTTCGTTTTCAGGAGCAGTGACCAGCGCCGTTAGCCGTTCGCGGCTGTCCTTTTTGTCTTCGAGATAGGGCCCCAAGGCTTCGTTATCTTGAATGCCTGTCACATCCGAGAACGGCCATTGAGGTTGGACTGCTGCGCCAGGCTTGAGTGTCACTTCGATCAGCGGTTCACGTTCCTGGCTTTCAAAGAAGGCGACCGGGACCGAACTGGATTTCGGAACTGAGAGAGGCTTCCTGGCGAACATAGCCGCGAGCGAATAGAGGTCTTCTTGAGTGGTGCTGTGGTAAGGGGAGTCGTGACATCGAGCACACTGAAGTTCAATTCCGAGGAATGCATTGGCGACCACATGCCCCTTCGCAGCAAAGGGAGAGTCATTCTGAGCCGCCTTGGCAAAACCGGCACTGCCACCGTCGTCAGCGCCCCCTCGCATCATCATCAATTCGGTGACCATTTGGTCCAGTGATTTGTCATCACGTAGCGAGTCGTGCAGGAACCAGCGGAATGGGCCACTCGCGTTGAGCGTTGCATTGATCAGGGTAGGATTCTCAGCTAAGACATCTTGCCAATAACTCACCCAATGATCGGCCCAGCGTGGGTCAGCCAGCAGTTGATCGATTAACTTGGCTCGCTTGTCAGCAGAATCATCATTAAGAAAAACACGAACCTCTTCCTCCGTCGGAATGACACCAACCGTATCGAGATAGGCCCGGCGAATAAACTTGGCATCGCCCACAATGGGTGCCAGTTCTGACTCTTCAACTGATAACGGCAATTCAGGCCATTTGGCACCATCATTGATCCACGTTTCCAGCGTCTTGATTTGCTGGAAGGAAAGAGGCTTGCCGGTCGGTGGCATTCGCATGTCGGCATCTTCATGTCGGATGCGAGTCATCAACTCGCTGGCAGAGGCATGCCCTGGTTCAATCGCTGGACCGGAATAGCCACCGGCGATGGCCATATCTCGCGAATTCAGTTGAAGACCACCAGAGTCCTTTTCGCTATGACAACGAAAGCATTCACTTCGCAGGATCGGCAGAACTTCTGAATGAAACTTCTTTGCTTCATCTGGTGATGTTCCTTGGACGGCTGCTTTCGCTTCTTGAATCCGACGAATGATGAAGGCATCGATCGGATTAGCAGCGGTGTTACTTTTTGGAATCGAGGGCCCCGGATTTTCTTCGGCCCACTCTTGAGCCAACCGATGTCGCTTTTCCCAGAACGGTTGACGTGACTTAGCCGCGTCAAGGCGATTCTCGTCGTCAAGCGATGCAAGTGAGCTTTCGATACGCACCAGCGCATTATTGAAAGCTTCGTCCGTCAAAGGAAGTGGAGCGTCTGGACTGCCGACAGGGCCAAGCACGTGGTACTGCATTCCGTCTGGTGAAAGCAGCGCCACGGTGAATTCGCCGGGCTCGGCTCGGAACTTTTTGCCACCAGCCATCGTTTCGACAACCACGCGGTACGTCCCATTCTTGGGAACTTGAAAAGTACCGGTCTCTTCGTGAAGACGATGCTGTTTGATGCGATGACCTGGCAGCGGAGGTTCGGCCACCGGCGTGATCGGTTCTTCGCCGCTGGGTGATCCTTGCAGGGCACCTGTCTTGGCGACAAGCTTGCCATCTACCCACATACGGCTGAGACCACGTGCCCGCAAAAGAAAGGTTTGCTTTCCTTCTGGAAGAGATACATCGGCGGCCATTCTCACCAGTACCGGTGCATTCCAACTATCACGAATTCCCCAGCTGTCATAACGCAGAGGTAACCGTGGGGTAAGAAACTCGGATGTTTCCCAACGGATGATTTCTGCCGGATAATCCTCATCGAAATCGAGCCATTGGGTGTGAGATGGCATGCCTTCGTGGAAAGTAACCGTAACACGATCTGCGGGAAGTTCGCCTAGCTTTGGCATCGATTCGGGTGCGGCTTCAGGCTTTGGGGCTTCGCCAACCCGATGAAATCGCTTCTTGAGCGTCTCCGCATCAAGCGCCACGCGGTGGAGTGCCACGGCGTCTAGGTAGCCGCGGAACGAATTCGAAGCACTTCCTCCCAGAGAAGACCCGATCCAAACGCTGTCGTCGTCAACTACAGGCGCGAGCGTCGTTGGACCACCCATATCCCAATTCCCAGGCAGTTGTTTCCCGTCGATCCAACCTTGCACACTTTCAGGTTTGCCGAACTCGTAAGTAACAGCAACGTGATGCCAGCCTGTTCTCGGTATGAAGCCGTCAGCGGTTGTCCAACGGTGCCAGTGCGACTTCGATCCTTTACTTGGGGTCGCAAACAGGAAGCTGGCACACGCCTTCCCTTTG
This genomic stretch from Blastopirellula marina harbors:
- a CDS encoding DUF1501 domain-containing protein, which encodes MNNSSSKSGVNRRQFLAASAATAMATSVAGAMPMGSRISGQAEHVISIWLGGGMGQVDTFDPKAKGDPQAKKPGSYYESIPTCVNDVQVCEHLAKLAPIMDRVTAVRTVNHAVIDEHAAATNWMHVGRPVSGTVVYPSLGSIVAHERGAASDEVPAYVLIGYPNATRGPGFLGAQHSYLYLTETGRGPAGLSPPLGVDRERQHRRESFLTKLRSLQPETREAALKDYDATIDLSLKLSGPEFMSSFDLDRESADLREGYGGEFGQRCLLARRLVERGVRFIEVSHNLNFLNGAGWDVHNGGILEQHKLIQELDTAMAALILDLEQRKMLDKTLIVVTTEFGRPPEFDSGGGRGHQGSAFTCVLAGGGLKHSGAYGQTDELGKKIVSNPVSVPDFFATIHAAMGIDYAKSLYDGDRPVPITDGGQPIKALFT
- a CDS encoding DUF1553 domain-containing protein, whose protein sequence is MASEPVVNWDFGAEEETPLIAHGGVHRDVPGPRPPSYPDFDTANTAVKFDGQGAYYSYDDPGHLSPFDFTNGDSITIEAWVNARDLKDGENLYIMGKGRTGNPEFAPDNQNWALRLRGVKGKACASFLFATPSKGSKSHWHRWTTADGFIPRTGWHHVAVTYEFGKPESVQGWIDGKQLPGNWDMGGPTTLAPVVDDDSVWIGSSLGGSASNSFRGYLDAVALHRVALDAETLKKRFHRVGEAPKPEAAPESMPKLGELPADRVTVTFHEGMPSHTQWLDFDEDYPAEIIRWETSEFLTPRLPLRYDSWGIRDSWNAPVLVRMAADVSLPEGKQTFLLRARGLSRMWVDGKLVAKTGALQGSPSGEEPITPVAEPPLPGHRIKQHRLHEETGTFQVPKNGTYRVVVETMAGGKKFRAEPGEFTVALLSPDGMQYHVLGPVGSPDAPLPLTDEAFNNALVRIESSLASLDDENRLDAAKSRQPFWEKRHRLAQEWAEENPGPSIPKSNTAANPIDAFIIRRIQEAKAAVQGTSPDEAKKFHSEVLPILRSECFRCHSEKDSGGLQLNSRDMAIAGGYSGPAIEPGHASASELMTRIRHEDADMRMPPTGKPLSFQQIKTLETWINDGAKWPELPLSVEESELAPIVGDAKFIRRAYLDTVGVIPTEEEVRVFLNDDSADKRAKLIDQLLADPRWADHWVSYWQDVLAENPTLINATLNASGPFRWFLHDSLRDDKSLDQMVTELMMMRGGADDGGSAGFAKAAQNDSPFAAKGHVVANAFLGIELQCARCHDSPYHSTTQEDLYSLAAMFARKPLSVPKSSSVPVAFFESQEREPLIEVTLKPGAAVQPQWPFSDVTGIQDNEALGPYLEDKKDSRERLTALVTAPENERFAEVTVNRIWRRLVGAGIVEPPHDWEGNKPSHPELLKWLARDFVVNGYSVKHTMRLIMNSDLYQREAIGDQQDIDPTRRLFNAPQRRRMTAEQIVDSFYGAAGKEIEVETLTLDPDGRRPASNRNNLGRVERAWMLASISNERDRPSLTLPRVSVIDDVMVAFGWSAERQIPRTDRETEPNVLQPAVIANGTMTVWLTRASHESPLADLAVEAKSPEQLVDSVFLRFLSRMPSDQERVLFANVLRKGFEQRLVPKDQVKEPGRLERLPQVTWSNHLRSEANTIQQEHAHRARVGPPADPRLQPEWREVYEDMVWSVVNLREFVWMP